The genomic interval CGGAACTGTGGTCGGCCCTGTCGAAATCGGGCGCGGCCACCGGTCCGCAGCCCGCCGCCGACGAACCGCAGCGCGTCGTCGATGCCGCCGCCAGCCATGTCGCGCAGGCGGCCTGCAAGCTGGCGATCGTGCCGCTTGAGGATGTCGTGGGCGTGACCGAGCAGCCCAACCTTCCCGGCACTATCGACGAACACCCCAATTGGCGCAGGCGCATGCCTGCCGACAGCACATCCCTGCTGCAGCGGCCCGACATCGCCGCGCGCATCCAGGCCATCGACAGGATACGCAGATGATCCCGCGCGCCACCTATCGCTTTCAGTTCAACCGCGACTTCCCGTTTCACCGGGCCGAGGCGCTGGTGCCTTATCTGGACCGGCTGGGCATCAGCCATGTCTATGCCTCGCCCATCACCACCGCGCGGCAGGGATCGACCCATGGCTATGACGTGGTCGACCCGACGACCGTGAACCCCGAGCTTGGGGGCGAGGATGCGCTGCGCAGCCTGGTCGAGGCGCTGCGGGCGCGGGGCATGGGGCTGATCATCGATATCGTGCCCAACCACATGGGCGTCGCGGGCGGCGGCAATGCGTGGTGGAACGACGTGCTGGCACGCGGGCAGGGCAGCGAATACGCCCGCTTCTTCGACATCGACTGGAGCGAGCGGCTGCTGCTGCCGATCCTGGGCGCTCCGCTGGAGGAGGTGCTGGCGGATGGGCAGATCGTGATCGACCGCAGCGGATTCCAGCCAGAGCTGTGCATCTATGGCGAACACCGGGTTCCGCTGGCGCCCGAAACCCGCAGCGATCTTCCCGCGGCGGGCGACACGGCGGGCCTGGCCGCGCTGCTGGAAAAACAGCATTACCGGCTATGCTGGTGGCGGCTTGCCGATGACGAGCTGAACTGGCGGCGCTTCTTCACCATCAGCGATCTGGCGGGGCTTCGGGTCGAGGATCCGCAGGTGTTCGAGGCTGCCCATGCGCTCTATTTCCGGCTGTGGCGCGAGGGGCTGATCGACGGGGTGCGGATCGATCATGTCGACGGGCTGGTCGATCCCGCAGCCTATTGCAAGAAGCTGCGCCGCCGGTTCGAGGAAGAGGAGCGCGATACCGCCGCTCCGCCGGGCCCGGCGTGGATCGTGGTCGAGAAGATCCTGGGCCCCGGCGAGGCGATGCCGGAAGGCTGGGGCATCGACGGCACCAGCGGCTATGATTTCATGGAGGATGCCTCTGCGGTGCTGCACGATCCCGCGGGGGAGGAGCCGCTGGCGGCGCTGTGGACCCAATTCTCGGGCCGGACCGCGGCGTTTCACGAAGAGGAATTGCAGGCGCGGCAGGACATGCTGGCATGGGCGTTCGCCAGCCAGTTCGACCGCTGCATCGATGCGTTCGCCGCGCTGGCGGAATCCTCTCCGCCCACCGCCGCGTTCAGCCGTTCGATGCTGCGGCGCGCGCTGGAACGGCTGCTTTGGGTGTTTCCGGTCTATCGCACCTATGGCACCGGCAGCGATGCGCCCCCCACCGACGAGCGGACGCGGGATCTGGTGCGCGAACGGGTGGAACCGCTGATCCCGCCGGGCGAGACGCATGTGGTCGACGCGGTTCTGGACTGGCTGGCGGGCAGCGGCGGCGGCGATGCGGCTCTTGCGGCCGAAGCGGTGGCCCGCTTCCAGCAATTGTCCGCCCCGATCGCGGCAAAGGCGGTCGAGGACACGGCGTTCTACCGCCACGGGCTGCTGCTTTCGCGCACCGACGTG from Croceicoccus marinus carries:
- the treY gene encoding malto-oligosyltrehalose synthase; amino-acid sequence: MIPRATYRFQFNRDFPFHRAEALVPYLDRLGISHVYASPITTARQGSTHGYDVVDPTTVNPELGGEDALRSLVEALRARGMGLIIDIVPNHMGVAGGGNAWWNDVLARGQGSEYARFFDIDWSERLLLPILGAPLEEVLADGQIVIDRSGFQPELCIYGEHRVPLAPETRSDLPAAGDTAGLAALLEKQHYRLCWWRLADDELNWRRFFTISDLAGLRVEDPQVFEAAHALYFRLWREGLIDGVRIDHVDGLVDPAAYCKKLRRRFEEEERDTAAPPGPAWIVVEKILGPGEAMPEGWGIDGTSGYDFMEDASAVLHDPAGEEPLAALWTQFSGRTAAFHEEELQARQDMLAWAFASQFDRCIDAFAALAESSPPTAAFSRSMLRRALERLLWVFPVYRTYGTGSDAPPTDERTRDLVRERVEPLIPPGETHVVDAVLDWLAGSGGGDAALAAEAVARFQQLSAPIAAKAVEDTAFYRHGLLLSRTDVGFDPAHFAMDAGDFHTTCAARAAQFPHAMLTTATHDHKRGEDTRARLAVLSAIPEIWQQRVRQWDALAASDFGDVHPADRYILWQSLFGAWPDDLAPDDVAGLARFAGRMAGWQEKALREAKLRSSWTEPDGDYEARCKALIDKALSPGGGLARGLYGFVRETAAASLSNSLVQTALRLTVPGVPDTYQGTELPDYSLVDPDNRIPVDYDLRQRMLDDPASHPKLNLIAQLLAARRDAPALFAGHSYRMVKVEGARADRVLAFERQEEGQLLSCAFALRCGDAMVGAERPVPGADYWADTRIAFTGGTMAASDCFARLPVHVALDGEALLGG